One Citrobacter amalonaticus genomic window carries:
- a CDS encoding helicase HerA-like C-terminal domain-containing protein: MSSPLLIARTPDTELFLLPGMANRHGLITGATGTGKTVTLQKLAESLSEIGVPVFMADVKGDLTGVAAEGLASEKLLTRLKNIGITDWQPHGNPVVLWDIFGEKGHPVRATVSDLGPLLLARLLNLNEVQSGVLNIIFRIADDQGLLLLDFKDLRAITQYIGDNAKSFQNQYGNISSASVGAIQRGLLTLEQQGATHFFGEPMLDIKDWMRTDASGKGIINILSAEKLYQMPKLYAASLLWMLSELYEQLPEAGDLEKPKLVFFFDEAHLLFNDAPQVLLDKIEQVIRLIRSKGVGVWFVSQNPADIPDNVLGQLGNRVQHALRAFTPKDQKAVKTAAQTMRANPAFDTEKAIQELGTGEALVSFLDAKGSPSVVERAMVIAPCSRMGPVTDDERNGLINHSPVYGKYEDDLDRESAFEMLQKGVQATTEAQSNPTTKGKAVAVDDGILGGLKDILFGSTGPRGGKRDGVVQSVAKSAARQVTNQIIRGMLGSLMGGRKR, translated from the coding sequence ATGAGCTCACCCCTGCTGATTGCCCGCACGCCAGACACTGAACTGTTTTTACTCCCCGGGATGGCGAACCGCCACGGGCTAATTACCGGGGCGACCGGGACCGGGAAAACCGTCACGCTGCAAAAGCTGGCCGAGTCGCTGTCGGAAATCGGCGTACCGGTATTTATGGCCGATGTGAAAGGTGACTTAACCGGCGTCGCCGCCGAGGGCCTGGCCTCCGAAAAACTGCTCACCAGACTGAAGAATATCGGCATTACCGACTGGCAACCGCACGGCAATCCGGTGGTACTGTGGGATATCTTCGGCGAAAAAGGTCATCCGGTTCGCGCCACGGTCTCAGACCTCGGGCCGCTGCTGCTGGCGCGTTTGCTGAACCTCAACGAGGTGCAGTCCGGCGTGCTGAACATTATCTTCCGTATTGCCGATGACCAGGGCCTGCTGCTGTTAGATTTCAAAGACCTGCGGGCTATCACGCAATACATCGGCGATAACGCCAAATCCTTCCAGAATCAGTATGGCAACATCAGCAGCGCCTCGGTCGGGGCGATCCAGCGCGGGCTGCTGACGCTTGAACAGCAAGGCGCAACGCACTTCTTTGGCGAGCCGATGCTCGACATCAAAGACTGGATGCGGACCGATGCCAGTGGCAAAGGGATCATCAATATTCTCAGCGCCGAGAAGCTCTATCAGATGCCAAAACTCTACGCTGCCAGCCTGCTGTGGATGCTCTCCGAGCTTTACGAGCAACTGCCGGAAGCCGGCGATCTGGAAAAACCGAAGCTGGTTTTCTTCTTCGACGAAGCGCATCTGCTGTTCAACGACGCCCCGCAGGTGCTGTTGGATAAAATCGAACAGGTGATCCGTCTGATCCGCTCGAAAGGGGTTGGCGTCTGGTTTGTTTCGCAAAACCCGGCGGATATTCCGGATAACGTCCTCGGTCAGTTGGGCAACCGCGTTCAGCACGCCCTGCGCGCCTTCACGCCGAAAGATCAGAAAGCGGTGAAAACCGCCGCGCAGACCATGCGCGCCAATCCGGCATTTGATACAGAGAAGGCGATTCAGGAACTGGGCACCGGTGAAGCGCTGGTTTCATTCCTGGATGCCAAAGGCAGTCCATCGGTCGTCGAGCGGGCGATGGTGATCGCCCCGTGCTCACGGATGGGACCGGTGACGGATGATGAGCGCAATGGGCTTATCAACCACTCTCCGGTTTATGGCAAATATGAAGACGACCTGGATCGTGAATCCGCGTTTGAAATGCTGCAAAAAGGCGTCCAGGCGACGACTGAAGCGCAAAGTAACCCGACGACGAAAGGCAAAGCGGTGGCGGTTGACGACGGGATCCTCGGCGGACTGAAAGACATTCTCTTCGGCAGTACCGGACCGCGCGGCGGCAAGCGCGATGGCGTAGTGCAGAGCGTGGCGAAAAGCGCAGCACGTCAGGTCACCAATCAGATCATTCGCGGGATGTTAGGCAGCTTAATGGGCGGCAGAAAACGATAG
- the idnR gene encoding DNA-binding transcriptional regulator IdnR: MRNHRISLQDIATLAGVTKMTVSRYIRSPKKVAKETGERIAQIMEEINYIPNRAPAMLLNAQSYTLGVLIPSFQNQLFADILAGIESVTSDHNYQTLIANYNYDRESEEESVINLLSYNIDGIILSEKYHTLRTVKFLRSAAIPIIELMDIQGDRLDMEVGFDNRQAAFDMVSTMLDKRQRRKILYLGSKDDIRDEQRFRGYCDAMTQRGLTPLRVNPRAISSIRLGMQLMRDALIAHPDLDGVFCTNDDIAMGALLFCRERELSVPEQVSIAGFHGLEMGRQMIPSLASVITPRFDIGRMAAQMLLSKIKNNDHNHNTIDLGYQIYHGNTL; the protein is encoded by the coding sequence ATGAGGAACCACAGAATTTCTTTGCAGGACATCGCCACGCTCGCGGGCGTGACCAAAATGACGGTGAGTCGCTATATCCGCTCGCCGAAAAAGGTCGCAAAGGAAACTGGCGAGCGTATCGCGCAGATCATGGAGGAGATCAACTACATCCCGAACCGTGCGCCGGCCATGCTGCTGAACGCGCAAAGCTACACGCTTGGCGTGCTCATTCCCTCCTTTCAGAACCAGCTCTTCGCCGACATTCTTGCCGGCATTGAATCCGTTACCTCTGACCACAACTACCAGACGCTGATTGCCAACTACAACTACGATCGAGAGTCGGAAGAAGAGTCGGTGATCAATCTGCTCTCCTACAATATCGACGGCATTATTCTTTCCGAGAAGTATCACACCCTGCGCACGGTGAAATTCCTGCGCTCGGCGGCCATTCCCATTATCGAGCTAATGGATATTCAGGGCGATCGGCTGGATATGGAAGTCGGGTTTGATAACCGCCAGGCGGCATTTGATATGGTCAGCACCATGCTGGATAAACGCCAGCGGCGCAAAATTCTCTATCTCGGCTCGAAAGACGATATCCGTGATGAACAGCGTTTTCGCGGCTACTGCGACGCGATGACGCAACGAGGCCTGACGCCCCTGCGCGTTAACCCGCGGGCGATCTCGTCGATTCGTCTGGGCATGCAGTTGATGCGTGATGCGCTGATTGCCCACCCGGATTTAGACGGCGTGTTTTGCACCAACGATGATATTGCGATGGGCGCGCTGCTGTTCTGCCGGGAACGCGAACTGTCCGTACCGGAACAGGTCTCCATTGCCGGTTTCCACGGTCTGGAAATGGGCCGACAGATGATCCCCAGCCTTGCCAGCGTCATCACGCCCCGCTTTGACATTGGCCGCATGGCGGCACAGATGTTGCTAAGTAAAATCAAAAACAACGACCACAACCACAATACGATCGATTTGGGATACCAGATTTACCACGGCAATACGCTATAA
- the lptF gene encoding LPS export ABC transporter permease LptF, which yields MIIIRYLVRETLKSQLAILFILLLIFFCQKLVRILGAAVDGDIPANLVLSLLGLGVPEMAQLILPLSLFLGLLMTLGKLYTESEITVMHACGLSKAVLVKAAMILALFTGIIAAVNVMWAGPWSSKHQDEVLAEAKANPGMAALAQGQFQQATNGGSVLFIESVDGSDFKDVFLAQIRPKGNARPSVVVADSGHLSQLRDGSQVVTLNKGTRFEGTALLRDFRITDFQDYQAIIGHQAVALDPNDTDQMDMRTLWSTDTDRARAELHWRITLVFTVFMMALMVVPLSVVNPRQGRVLSMLPAMLLYLMFFLIQTSLKSNGGKGKLDPVIWMWVVNLLYLALAVGLNLWDTVPVRRLRARFSRKGAV from the coding sequence GTGATAATCATAAGATATCTGGTGCGGGAGACGCTCAAAAGCCAGCTTGCCATCCTCTTCATCCTGCTTTTGATCTTCTTTTGTCAAAAGTTAGTGAGGATCCTCGGCGCAGCGGTTGACGGTGACATTCCGGCAAATCTGGTGCTCTCGCTGCTGGGCCTCGGCGTGCCTGAAATGGCACAACTCATCCTGCCGCTCAGTCTGTTCCTCGGACTGTTGATGACGCTGGGCAAACTGTATACCGAAAGTGAAATTACGGTGATGCACGCCTGCGGCCTGAGCAAGGCCGTGCTGGTGAAAGCGGCGATGATCCTGGCGTTGTTCACCGGTATCATTGCCGCCGTTAACGTCATGTGGGCGGGGCCGTGGTCGTCAAAACATCAGGATGAAGTGCTGGCGGAAGCGAAAGCCAACCCTGGTATGGCCGCACTGGCGCAAGGGCAGTTCCAGCAGGCCACCAACGGCGGCTCGGTACTGTTCATTGAAAGCGTTGACGGTAGCGACTTTAAAGATGTGTTCCTCGCGCAGATTCGCCCGAAAGGCAACGCCCGGCCTTCCGTGGTCGTGGCCGATTCCGGACACCTGTCGCAACTGCGCGACGGTTCGCAGGTGGTCACGCTGAATAAAGGCACCCGCTTTGAAGGTACTGCGCTACTGCGTGATTTCCGCATCACCGATTTCCAGGACTATCAGGCGATTATCGGTCACCAGGCGGTGGCGCTGGATCCGAACGACACCGACCAGATGGACATGCGCACACTGTGGTCCACTGATACCGATCGCGCCCGTGCGGAACTGCACTGGCGTATCACGCTGGTATTCACCGTATTTATGATGGCGCTGATGGTCGTACCGCTGAGCGTGGTCAACCCGCGTCAGGGCCGCGTGCTGTCGATGCTGCCCGCGATGCTGCTGTATCTGATGTTCTTCCTGATCCAGACCTCCCTGAAATCCAACGGCGGGAAAGGGAAGCTGGACCCGGTTATCTGGATGTGGGTCGTCAACCTGCTGTATCTGGCGCTGGCGGTGGGTCTTAACCTGTGGGATACAGTGCCGGTGCGCCGTCTGCGCGCCCGTTTTTCGCGTAAAGGAGCGGTGTGA
- a CDS encoding valine--tRNA ligase yields MEKTYNPQDIEQPLYEHWEKQGYFKPNGDESKESFCIMIPPPNVTGSLHMGHAFQQTIMDTLIRYQRMQGKNTLWQVGTDHAGIATQMVVERKIAAEEGKTRHDYGRDAFIDKIWQWKAESGGTITRQMRRLGNSVDWERERFTMDEGLSNAVKEVFVRLYKEDLIYRGKRLVNWDPKLRTAISDLEVENRESKGSMWHIRYPLADGAKTADGKDYLVVATTRPETLLGDTGVAVNPEDPRYKDLIGKFVVLPLVNRRIPIVGDEHADMEKGTGCVKITPAHDFNDYEVGRRHALPMINIFTFDGDIRETAEVYDTKGNESDVYSNEIPAEFQKLERFAARKAVVAAIDALGLLEEIKPHDLTVPYGDRGGVVIEPMLTDQWYVRADVLAKPAVEAVENGDIQFVPKQYENMYFSWMRDIQDWCISRQLWWGHRIPAWYDNDGNVYVGRNEDEVRQENNLSADVALRQDDDVLDTWFSSALWTFSTLGWPENTDALRQFHPTSVMVSGFDIIFFWIARMIMMTMHFIKDENGKPQVPFKTVYMTGLIRDDEGQKMSKSKGNVIDPLDMVDGISLPELLEKRTGNMMQPQLAEKIAKRTEKQFPEGIEPHGTDALRFTLAALASTGRDINWDMKRLEGYRNFCNKLWNASRFVLMNTEEQDCGFNGGEMTLSLADRWILAEFNQTTKAYREALDNFRFDIAAGILYEFTWNQFCDWYLELTKPVMTGGSEAELRGTRHTLVTVLEGLLRLAHPIIPFITETIWQRVKVIAGITADTIMLQPFPEYNAAQVDEAALADTEWLKQAIVAVRNIRAEMNIAPGKPLALLLRGCSDDAMRRVNDNRSFLLNLARLESITVLPADDKGPVSVTKIIDGAELLIPMAGLINKEDELARLAKEVAKIEGEISRIENKLANEGFVARAPEAVIAKEREKLEGYAEAKAKLIEQQAVIAAL; encoded by the coding sequence ATGGAAAAGACATACAACCCCCAAGATATCGAACAGCCGCTTTACGAGCACTGGGAAAAGCAGGGCTATTTCAAGCCTAACGGCGATGAAAGCAAAGAGTCCTTCTGCATCATGATCCCGCCGCCGAACGTCACCGGCAGTTTGCATATGGGTCATGCTTTCCAGCAAACCATCATGGATACGCTGATCCGCTATCAGCGCATGCAGGGGAAAAATACCCTGTGGCAGGTCGGGACCGACCACGCCGGTATCGCGACCCAGATGGTGGTTGAGCGTAAAATTGCCGCTGAAGAAGGTAAAACCCGTCACGACTACGGTCGCGATGCCTTTATCGATAAAATCTGGCAGTGGAAAGCGGAATCCGGCGGCACCATCACCCGCCAGATGCGTCGTCTCGGCAACTCTGTTGACTGGGAGCGCGAGCGCTTCACCATGGACGAAGGCCTTTCCAATGCCGTGAAAGAAGTCTTTGTCCGCCTGTACAAAGAAGATCTGATTTACCGTGGCAAACGCCTGGTGAACTGGGACCCGAAACTGCGGACCGCCATTTCTGACCTGGAAGTGGAAAACCGCGAGTCTAAAGGCTCGATGTGGCACATCCGCTACCCGCTGGCCGACGGCGCGAAAACCGCAGACGGCAAAGATTACCTGGTGGTTGCGACCACCCGTCCGGAAACCCTGCTGGGCGATACCGGCGTGGCCGTCAACCCGGAAGATCCGCGCTATAAAGATCTGATTGGCAAATTCGTGGTGTTGCCGCTGGTGAACCGCCGCATTCCGATCGTCGGTGATGAACATGCCGACATGGAAAAAGGCACCGGCTGCGTGAAGATCACCCCGGCGCACGACTTTAACGACTACGAAGTCGGTCGTCGTCATGCCCTGCCCATGATCAACATCTTCACCTTTGATGGCGATATCCGCGAAACGGCGGAAGTGTACGACACCAAAGGCAATGAGTCTGACGTCTACTCCAACGAAATCCCGGCGGAATTCCAGAAACTGGAGCGCTTTGCCGCACGTAAAGCGGTGGTGGCTGCGATCGACGCGCTGGGCCTGCTGGAAGAGATTAAACCGCACGACCTGACCGTCCCGTACGGCGACCGTGGCGGCGTGGTCATCGAACCGATGCTGACCGACCAGTGGTATGTCCGTGCCGATGTACTGGCAAAACCGGCGGTAGAAGCCGTTGAGAACGGCGACATTCAGTTCGTGCCGAAGCAGTACGAAAACATGTATTTCTCCTGGATGCGCGATATTCAGGACTGGTGTATCTCCCGTCAGCTGTGGTGGGGTCACCGTATTCCGGCATGGTACGACAACGACGGTAACGTCTATGTGGGTCGCAACGAAGACGAAGTGCGTCAGGAAAACAACCTGAGCGCAGACGTTGCCCTGCGTCAGGACGACGACGTGCTGGATACCTGGTTCTCCTCCGCGCTGTGGACCTTCTCGACGCTCGGCTGGCCGGAAAACACCGACGCGCTGCGTCAGTTCCACCCGACCAGCGTGATGGTTTCCGGCTTCGACATCATCTTCTTCTGGATTGCCCGCATGATCATGATGACCATGCACTTCATCAAAGATGAAAACGGCAAGCCGCAGGTTCCGTTTAAGACGGTCTACATGACCGGTTTGATCCGCGACGACGAAGGCCAGAAGATGTCCAAATCCAAGGGCAACGTGATTGACCCGCTGGATATGGTCGACGGTATTTCGCTGCCGGAGCTGCTGGAAAAACGTACCGGCAACATGATGCAGCCGCAACTAGCTGAGAAGATTGCCAAACGTACTGAAAAACAGTTCCCGGAAGGTATCGAGCCGCACGGCACCGACGCCCTGCGTTTCACCCTGGCCGCGCTGGCGTCTACCGGTCGCGACATCAACTGGGATATGAAGCGCCTGGAAGGTTATCGTAACTTCTGTAACAAGCTGTGGAACGCCAGCCGTTTTGTGCTGATGAACACCGAAGAGCAGGATTGCGGCTTCAACGGCGGCGAGATGACCCTGTCGCTGGCGGACCGCTGGATCCTCGCTGAATTCAACCAGACCACCAAAGCGTATCGTGAAGCGCTGGATAACTTCCGTTTCGATATCGCCGCGGGCATTCTGTACGAGTTCACCTGGAACCAGTTCTGTGACTGGTATCTGGAGCTGACCAAGCCGGTCATGACCGGCGGTTCTGAAGCCGAACTGCGTGGCACCCGCCATACGCTGGTGACCGTGCTGGAAGGTCTGCTGCGCCTGGCGCACCCGATCATCCCGTTCATCACCGAAACCATCTGGCAGCGTGTGAAAGTGATTGCCGGTATTACCGCTGACACCATCATGCTGCAGCCGTTCCCGGAATATAACGCCGCACAGGTTGATGAAGCCGCACTCGCTGACACCGAATGGCTGAAGCAGGCGATCGTTGCCGTACGTAACATCCGTGCGGAAATGAACATTGCGCCGGGTAAACCGCTGGCGCTGCTGCTACGTGGTTGCAGTGATGACGCGATGCGTCGCGTAAACGACAACCGTAGCTTCCTGCTGAACCTGGCGCGTCTGGAAAGCATCACCGTACTGCCTGCCGATGACAAAGGTCCGGTCTCTGTGACCAAAATCATCGACGGCGCCGAGCTGCTGATCCCGATGGCGGGCCTTATCAACAAAGAAGATGAGCTGGCGCGTCTGGCGAAAGAAGTGGCGAAAATCGAAGGCGAAATTAGCCGTATCGAAAACAAACTCGCTAACGAAGGCTTTGTTGCACGCGCGCCGGAAGCGGTGATCGCCAAAGAGCGTGAGAAGCTGGAAGGCTACGCCGAAGCGAAAGCGAAGTTGATTGAGCAGCAGGCGGTGATCGCCGCGCTGTAA
- the lptG gene encoding LPS export ABC transporter permease LptG gives MQPFGVLDRYIGKTIFTTIMMTLFMLVSLSGIIKFVDQLKKAGQGSYDALGAGMYTLLSVPKDVQIFFPMAALLGALLGLGMLAQRSELVVMQASGFTRMQVALSVMKTAIPLVLLTMAIGEWVAPQGEQMARNYRAQAMYGGSLLSTQQGLWAKDGNNFVYIERVKGDEELGGISIYAFNDQRRLQSVRYAASAKFDPEQKVWRLSQVDESNLTDPKQITGSQMVSSTWKTNLTPDKLGVVALDPDALSISGLHNYVKYLKSSGQEAGRYQLNMWSKVFQPLSVAVMMLMALSFIFGPLRSVPMGVRVVTGISFGFVFYVLDQIFGPLTLVYGIPPIIGALLPSASFFLISLWLMMRKS, from the coding sequence ATGCAGCCATTTGGTGTCCTTGACCGCTATATCGGTAAAACCATTTTCACCACCATCATGATGACGTTATTCATGCTGGTGTCGCTTTCCGGCATCATCAAGTTCGTCGACCAGCTGAAAAAAGCCGGGCAGGGGAGCTACGACGCGTTGGGCGCGGGGATGTACACCCTGCTCAGCGTGCCGAAAGATGTGCAGATTTTCTTCCCGATGGCGGCGCTGCTTGGCGCGCTGCTGGGACTCGGGATGCTGGCGCAGCGCAGTGAGCTGGTCGTGATGCAGGCGTCGGGTTTTACCCGTATGCAGGTGGCGCTCTCGGTGATGAAAACCGCGATCCCACTGGTGCTGCTGACCATGGCCATCGGCGAGTGGGTAGCGCCGCAGGGCGAGCAGATGGCGCGTAACTACCGTGCGCAGGCGATGTACGGCGGTTCGCTGCTTTCCACCCAGCAGGGGCTGTGGGCGAAAGACGGCAATAACTTTGTTTACATCGAACGGGTGAAAGGTGACGAAGAGTTAGGCGGCATCAGCATTTACGCCTTCAACGATCAGCGTCGTCTGCAATCCGTGCGCTATGCCGCGTCTGCGAAGTTTGACCCGGAACAGAAGGTCTGGCGTCTGTCGCAGGTGGATGAGTCGAATCTGACCGATCCGAAGCAGATCACCGGTTCGCAAATGGTGAGCAGTACCTGGAAAACCAACCTCACGCCGGACAAACTGGGCGTGGTGGCGCTGGATCCGGATGCGCTTTCTATCAGCGGTCTGCACAACTATGTGAAGTACCTGAAGTCGAGCGGCCAGGAGGCCGGGCGCTACCAGCTCAATATGTGGAGTAAAGTCTTCCAGCCGCTGTCCGTTGCGGTGATGATGCTGATGGCGCTGTCGTTCATCTTTGGTCCGCTGCGTAGCGTGCCGATGGGCGTGCGGGTGGTCACGGGGATAAGCTTTGGTTTTGTCTTCTATGTGCTGGACCAGATCTTTGGTCCGCTGACGCTGGTGTACGGCATTCCGCCGATTATCGGCGCGCTGCTGCCGAGCGCCTCGTTCTTCTTGATCAGCCTCTGGTTGATGATGCGTAAGTCATAA
- the pepA gene encoding leucyl aminopeptidase translates to MEFSVKSGSPEKQRSACIVVGVFEPRRLSPVAEQLDKISDGYISALLRRGELEGKPGQTLLLHHVPNVLSERILLIGCGKERELDERQYKQVIQKTINTLNDTGSMEAVCFLTELHVKGRNNYWKVRQAVETAKETLYSFDQLKTTKSEPRRPLRKMVFNVPTRRELTSGERAIQHGLAIAAGIKAAKDLGNMPPNICNAAYLASQARQLADSYSKNVVTRVIGEQQMKELGMHSYLAVGHGSQNESLMSVIEYKGSPSEDVRPIVLVGKGLTFDSGGISIKPAEGMDEMKYDMCGAAAVYGVMRMVAELQLPINVIGVLAGCENMPGGRAYRPGDVLTTMSGQTVEVLNTDAEGRLVLCDVLTYVERFEPEAVIDVATLTGACVIALGHHITGLMSNHNPLAHELIGASEQAGDRAWRLPLGDEYQEQLESNFADMANIGGRPGGAITAGCFLSRFTRKYNWAHLDIAGTAWRSGKAKGATGRPVALLSQFLLNRAGFNGEE, encoded by the coding sequence ATGGAGTTTAGTGTAAAAAGCGGTAGCCCGGAGAAACAGCGGAGTGCCTGCATCGTCGTGGGCGTCTTTGAACCACGCCGCCTTTCTCCGGTTGCAGAACAGCTCGATAAAATCAGCGACGGGTACATCAGTGCCCTGCTGCGTCGTGGCGAACTGGAAGGCAAACCGGGTCAGACCCTGTTGTTACACCATGTTCCCAACGTACTGTCCGAGCGTATCCTCCTCATCGGTTGTGGCAAAGAGCGCGAGCTGGATGAACGTCAGTATAAGCAGGTGATTCAGAAAACCATAAACACTCTGAATGATACCGGCTCGATGGAAGCCGTCTGCTTCCTGACCGAACTGCACGTCAAAGGCCGCAATAACTACTGGAAAGTGCGTCAGGCTGTCGAGACAGCCAAAGAGACGCTGTATAGCTTCGATCAACTGAAAACCACCAAAAGCGAGCCGCGCCGCCCGCTGCGTAAAATGGTCTTCAACGTGCCAACCCGTCGAGAACTGACCAGCGGCGAGCGTGCGATTCAGCACGGTCTGGCCATTGCCGCCGGTATTAAGGCCGCGAAAGATCTCGGCAACATGCCGCCAAACATCTGTAACGCCGCCTATTTAGCCTCGCAGGCGCGTCAGTTGGCTGACAGCTACAGCAAGAATGTGGTCACCCGCGTCATCGGCGAACAGCAGATGAAAGAGCTGGGAATGCACTCTTACCTCGCCGTCGGTCACGGTTCGCAGAATGAATCGCTGATGTCAGTGATTGAGTACAAAGGCAGTCCGTCCGAAGACGTGCGTCCGATTGTGTTGGTCGGTAAAGGGCTCACCTTTGACTCCGGCGGTATCTCCATCAAGCCGGCTGAAGGCATGGACGAGATGAAGTACGACATGTGCGGAGCGGCGGCAGTGTATGGCGTAATGCGCATGGTGGCGGAACTGCAGTTGCCAATCAACGTCATCGGCGTACTGGCAGGCTGTGAAAACATGCCTGGCGGTCGCGCCTATCGTCCGGGCGACGTGCTGACGACAATGTCCGGCCAGACGGTTGAAGTGCTGAACACCGATGCCGAAGGCCGTCTGGTACTCTGCGACGTCTTAACCTACGTTGAGCGTTTCGAGCCAGAAGCGGTTATTGACGTGGCAACCCTGACCGGCGCCTGCGTGATTGCGCTGGGCCACCACATTACCGGTCTGATGTCGAACCATAACCCGCTGGCGCACGAACTGATCGGCGCGTCCGAACAAGCAGGTGACCGCGCGTGGCGTCTGCCGCTGGGTGATGAGTATCAGGAACAGCTGGAGTCCAACTTCGCGGATATGGCGAATATTGGCGGCCGTCCTGGCGGCGCAATCACCGCAGGCTGCTTCCTGTCGCGCTTTACCCGCAAGTACAACTGGGCGCACCTCGACATCGCCGGTACCGCATGGCGTTCCGGGAAAGCCAAAGGCGCAACCGGTCGTCCGGTGGCGCTGTTGTCGCAGTTCCTGCTCAATCGTGCCGGGTTTAACGGCGAAGAGTAA
- the holC gene encoding DNA polymerase III subunit chi codes for MRNATFYLLDNDTQHDGLSAVEQLVCEIAAERWRSGKRVLIACEDEKQAIRLDEALWARPADRFVPHNLAGEGPRGGAPVEIAWPEKRNSSPRDLLISLRVGFADFATAFTEVIDFVPYEDSLKQSARERYKAYRVAGFNLNTATWK; via the coding sequence ATGAGAAATGCAACCTTCTACCTTCTGGACAACGACACACAACACGATGGCCTTAGCGCCGTCGAGCAACTGGTGTGTGAAATTGCCGCAGAACGTTGGCGCAGCGGCAAACGCGTTTTGATTGCCTGCGAAGACGAAAAGCAGGCGATTCGCCTGGATGAAGCGCTGTGGGCCAGACCGGCCGACCGTTTCGTCCCGCACAATCTGGCCGGTGAAGGGCCGCGCGGCGGTGCGCCGGTGGAAATCGCCTGGCCGGAAAAACGCAACAGCAGCCCGCGCGACCTGCTCATCAGCCTGCGCGTTGGCTTTGCAGATTTTGCCACCGCTTTCACAGAAGTGATAGACTTCGTCCCTTACGAAGATTCTCTGAAACAATCGGCACGCGAACGCTACAAAGCCTACCGCGTGGCTGGTTTTAACCTGAATACGGCAACCTGGAAATAA
- the ytgA gene encoding protein YtgA produces the protein MSIIILATISTTQENK, from the coding sequence CTGAGTATAATAATTTTAGCGACGATTTCGACGACTCAAGAGAATAAATGA